The uncultured Cohaesibacter sp. genomic sequence ACGATACGGGCCAAAGGTTCAATGCCGCGCTTTTCGGCCTCTTGGGCTGTCATGCAAAGTGTGACGGCGGCGCCGTCATTGATGCCAGACGCGTTGCCTGCGGTGACCGTGCCGTCCTTGATGAAGGCAGGACGCAGCTTTTGCAGATTTTCAATGGTGGTGCCGGGGCGAATGAATTCGTCTTTGTCGACAATGATGTCGCCCTTGCGGTTCTTGACTGTGAAAGGAACGATCTCATCGTCAAAGCGACCGGCTTTCTGGGCTGCTTCTGCGTAATTCTGCGAGCGCAGCGCCAGGGCATCCTGCATTTCGCGGGTGATTTCCCACTGCTCGGCCACATTCTCGGCTGTTTGCCCCATGTGATAGCCGTTGAAGGCCTCCCAGAGGCCGTCCTTGATCATGGTGTCGATCATTTTCAGATCGCCCATTTTCTGACCTTGACGGATATAGGCAACATGAGGAGCCTGAGACATGCTTTCCTGACCACCAGCAACGACAATCTTGGCGTCACCGAGCATCACATGCTGTGCAGCAAGGGCGACGGTGCGCAAACCTGAACCACAAACCTGGTTGATGCCCCAGGCGGCACTTTCAAGCGGGAAGCCAGCATTGATATGGGCCTGACGGGCAGGGTTTTGCCCTTGGCCGGCATTGAGCACCTGACCCAGAATGGTTTCAGACACTTCTGATGGATCAACGCCAGCGCGTTCGACAACTGCCTTCAATACGGCAGCACCCAGCTCATGGGCTGGAACCTTGGCAAAAGATCCTAGAAAACTGCCCACAGCGGTACGCGCTGCGGACGCAATCACGACATTGGTCATGTTGGAAGCTCCTCCGACTTATTTCGACTGCGGCGTCACAGGAACTGTCGCAGCGTTTGATATTTGCATCAAATAACGGTACACTAGAACCGCTATGCGGTCAATGTGAATTGGCTCAATTCCACGGCCAAATCGCCTTTTCACATGCGTGTTTGCATGGTGAGCGGGGAGTGTAATGGGGCTTAAAATGTCTTTGTATTAGGAATTCTGATATTAGGCCTTTTGGTATTATTCCTTCGTTGGCATAGACTTAGGCACTAAAAAAGCCCTCGTAAGGGAGGGCTTTCAGGCAATCTTGAGGCTGGGAAGTTGAGGTGCGGCTTAACTGCTGCGGCGCGTCATACGCTTTTTGACGTGGGCTGCGGTCTTTTTCAATGCCTCTTCAATCTCTTCCTTCTTGTCCGCATAGCGGCTAGAGGGAACAGGAACCGAAATGGCGTGAAGATCGCCAAACCAGTCTCTAAAGGCAAAGCCGATTGCCGAGATGCCCGGCGTATGGTGGTCTTCGTCAAATGCCATGCCAACCGCGCGGATCTTTCGCAAATCCGCCAGAACTGCATCCATGTCGCCTTTAACGCCCCAGCGCTCCCATTCATTCAGAACCAGTTGCTGGGCCTTGTATTCTTCCATCAGGCTGAGGCAGGCCCGACCGTTGGCCGTGCTGGAAAGCGGAAAGGCTTCACCAACCGCCGATACAGTACGCAAACGATGGGTTCCTGGCACCTGATCAAGAAAGATCATCGCGTCACGCCGGAAGACTGACAGGTCGGATGTTTCGCCGGTGGACTGGGTTAGCTCGGTTAGCAGCAGACGACAATATTCTACGATATTGTAGCGTGTTGCCTCTGCCAGTGCGTTAAGCTCCGGCCCAAGGCGCAAGCCCCCTCCCTGAGAATCCGTTATGATGAAATTCTCTTGCTGCAAGGCGTTTACAATGCGCTGCACCGTGGAGCGGGGCAAGTCAACGCGCTGGGCAATCTGCCCAAGGCTCATGCCCGACTGACTTGTTTTAAGGGCGCGCAGGATGTCCGCCGCTCTCGCTATGACCTGAATTCCGCCACGTGAATTCTTTTCTTTTTCATTGGTGGACATGACGTTTCCGTTAGACTCGTTGCGTTTATATCAAGTGAATAACAAGATATGAGAAATAGCAACCCATAATGCGATACAATCTGTATCATTTAGTGGAATTTTGGAAGTATTCGGGCAAATCTTCGAGGTTTGTGCAAAAATATACCGATATTCGCGCCACTTTGAAGGCTTCGCGCTTCCCGAAACCCGACTGATTATGCCGCTGGTGGCTTCGGGAGGCGACTCTTTTTCTGCTCAAGACATTCTAAAGCTGGACGATGGTCTCAGTCTACACTTTCCTCGCCTTCTAGTTGATCAATTATCTTTAACAGCTCGATCGGGCGGGTGATCCTGTAGTCCGGTTTTTCCAAATCATCCTTGGGTGTCTTGTCATGGCGCGGTGCCCAGTCCAGCCAGACCGTCTTGATGCCCAGCGCATTGGCACCGCGAATATCGCGGGAAAGATTGTCTCCCAGCATGATGATTTGCCCGGCATCTTCGCGGCGTAAACCAAGCTGCATCAGTGCTTCGATAAAGATGCGTGGGCTTGGCTTGGTGATGCCGCAATTCTCAGAAATGGAAATTGCATCAAATTGATCCCAAAAGCCGTTTTTCTTCAGCACATTGTGAAAGCTCTGCTCGAGCCCGTCAGCCACCAGAGCGGTCAGATAGCCTCGTTCCTTGAGGCCTTCCAATAACTGGCGGCTTGTGTCGATGCTCTTGGCAGACAGAACCAGATTTTCCCTGTCTTCGCTGTAAATCCTTGTGCCTTCGTCGATCAGCGTGTCGCCGCTATCGAGCAAAACAGCCTTGATGCCCTTTTTGTTCTTGCGCAGCTCTTCGGTCTGATCGCGCAACAGGCGCGGGATCAGGATCTTCAATTCACCCCAGCTCATGAAGGGAACCTTGGAAAGATCAAAGCTCTTCTCGAAGCTGTAGCTCGGTTTAAAGCTCTTCTGGCGCAAATAGTCATGGGCCAGAAAATCGTCATAAGGCGAGAGGAAGCTCATATGGTCGACGAATTCGTCCGGAATTTCGAATCCGATGATCTCGTCAGGATTGTTGCAGACATCGTCAAGCCACTCCTGCTTTTCGATGATTTCAGCGGATGTTGGCGCCAAGGCATGTTTGCCGGGTTCGCAGAAGAGCCGGATTTGACGGTCCTGCCAGTTTGTCTGGCTCATGTTGATCATCTCACCATGGGCGCTCGCTGTGATATGGATGGGGGTGTTATTCTCATTGAGATAGATCCATACATGGTCCAGCTCATAAAGATGTTGGATGTCACCTGTCCACCAGATGGCATATTCCAGAATGCTGGCGGTTCTGTTGGGAGCCTGTGTGAACGGGTTCTTGTGGTGAAAACTTGGCGAGGTTTCCCCACGCTTGAGATGGGAGATACCAACGACTGCGGGTTCGAAGGGCTCAAACTTGTCACATAGCAATATGGGAGCCAACTGCCTTGCCATCAGAGCGGTGGTTGCGTCGATCCTCTCAGGAAGCTGAGCTGGTCTAAAGGATCTTTCATTCTTTGCGGTGCTGTCCTGACTATTCATACTGTCTCTCTATTATTGTTTGTTCTGGTTTTTAAACGCCTCTTGCCAAAAGGCGAAGGGCGCGGATTGCGGCACCCGGTTGTTTTTGCTTGCTTGGTGCGATCTGCGGCAATTTGCATCTGCGCCAGCTTGCCAATAGCGAGCGGTCTTCCTTGCTCCTTGGCACAAGAAAGACGGGGGGGCTCCCGTGATTTGGCGTGTCTGTCACAGCGTTTGTGGCGCACAGTGCTGGGTGGATCACATGCGTGGAATGATCAAAAACGCAAGGCAATGGCCGATGATTGCCACGCTTGTATTCCAGTTCCTATTAAACGCTTATGTGCGTGACTTGCAAAGCGCATAGATTTCTTTTTATCGGGATTGGTCTATTTTGTTTGTTCTTGTCCTGAAGTTCTGTTTTCCCATTTTTCCGAGCAGGCTGTGCCTTGATATAGGTGGGGTTGATCGCTGCTTGATGCAAGGACAGCTGTGGCGGGCTTTCAGGTTGAGAGGATCGTTCATTTGTCATTGGTGGTTGATCCGACTATCATGGCTGGCTTACTCGTTGCTTCCTGCTCAAAGAGGGGCCTCGTCCGTTGCTTTGACCTGAAGTGGATCCACACATGCTGGCATATGCGTCATGTGTAGAAAGCAAAATGGAGAAATGCATATGTGAGGCAGACTGGAGCCTTTGAGGGAGGGGCCTTTTTGCGGTGAATCGAGGTAGGGATAGGGGAGGTGAATGATGATCGATATGGCACTCGTGTATGGGGTTGAAGCGCTTGTTGCCTTTGCCAGTCAGGCGCTGGAGGCTGTGGGGCTTTCCGGGCCCATGAGCAAGACAGTGGCCTCGGTTCTGGTTGAGGGCGATCTGCTCGGGCATGATACACATGGTCTGGCGCTCTTGCCCGGCTATCTAGCATCCGTGCGCGAAGGGGAAATGGCGCTTGATGGCACGCCTAGCGTGCTGAACGAACGGCCCGCCGCAGCGCTTTGGGATGGGCGAAAGCTGCCCGGACCATGGCTGATCACCGAGGGCCTGCAAACTGCCATGGAGAAAGCGGAATATTACGGCACTTTTACCTTGTCCATCAGTAATAGCCACCACACCGCCGGTCTGGTTTCCTATCTCAAGCCGGTTACTGATCGCGGATTGGTGGGGCTTGTGATGGTGTCCGACCCCACCGAGCAATGCGTTGCGCCGTTCGGTGGGTGTCAGCCAGTGCTTTCTACCAACCCGTTCGCCATTGGCTATCCTTCCCGAGGGGGCGCCGTGATGCTTGATATGAGCACGGCGATGACAACAAACGGTATGGTCAAACGCCTTTACAATGAGAAAGGCCAGTTTGCACATGAGTGGCTGATCGATGCGGACGGAACACCAAGCCGAGATCCGGCAATCCGTTTTGCCAAGACTCCGGGTGCCATCATGCCACTTGGCGGGTTTAGCGCCGGATATAAGGGCACGGGGCTTGGCATGACTGTGGAAGCCCTGACGCACGGCCTGTCAGGCAATGGACGCCACCGCAACCCACAAGGCTGGCAAAATAATGTCTTCATACAGGTTCTGGATCCGGCGGCATTTGGCGGAGGAGAGAGTTTCGCCATGGAAGCAGGATTCTTGGCCGACGCCATTCGCCACAGCAAGGCGGCAAAGGCAGATGGCCCTTCGCCTCGGGTTGCTGGCGATCGAGCACAGGCCCTGAGGGCTGATCGTCTCGTTGAGGGGGTGCCTCTTTCTGAAGGCATTCTCGCTGGACTTGCCAAATGGGCCGAAGAGCTGGGCCTTCCAATGCCTCAGAATAGTTGACGGCAAGGCTCTAAGGGTTACAGCTGCCCCCTTTATTGATTGCGGTGGGCAAAAAAATACAGCAACCGCAGGGAAGCGAGTTGCTGCAAGAAAGTCGTTTACTGTATTGGACCGAAAAGGTGATCACCATGAGTTGGGTGATCGTCATCCATCAACGATCTGGATGTTGAGGATGGTAACGTCTCGGGGCAAGTCATGGAAAAGGCATGACAAATCTGTCCCGTCGGCGCTTCGCTATCAGGGGGAGGCCGCTGTAGCGGCCCATTTCCTGATCAAGAGACTGATGACCACAGTTGCGGCCATCAGAATGCCTTGTTCAATGCAAGATTTCCCTTACATCACGGATATGCCTTACATGGCACCATATTTATAGACGCGTGGTTCTGCTTCCAGAACGTCATCTTCGTCGATTTCAGCAACGCAGCGCACCATGGAGCCGTCGCCCATGTGCCAACGGATTGGCAGTGCGAAGAAGCGGAATTTCTTGTTCTTGACCTTGTCGAGGTCGCCGCCGAGGTTTTCAACGCCTACGATGCCGTTGCCCAGAAGATATTTATGGCAAGGTTCCCAAGTGCCGCAGTTGCCGGTTGCTTCCAGCTCTCCGAATTTCTCGTCGTATTTTTCTTTGCCATGTACCTTGATATAGGTTGCACGGTCGAATTCTGCATAGGCTTCTTCGCCGAATTCGTCGATGAATTCCTCAACAATGGTGCGACCGGAATAACCAGGCAGGTTCATGCAGGTGCCGTTGTTGCCCATGGAGGTGTGCAGCGGATGGTCAAGGGCCTGCTGGTCAAGAGCGACCACTTTGACCTTGTGCTTGACGAACCATTTGCCAGCGTCGATGCCGGTGCCAAGAGAATAGTGATAATAGTCTTTGGAATCGTCGAACTTGCGGTGCATGCCGGTGTTGAGGCAAACAACCATGCCTTCGAGCTCTTCTGGTTTCATGCCAGCGCGCTCAACTGCGGCTTCGAGGTCTTCCGGCATGATCAGCTTCCAACGATCAACGCGCACGTCAAGGCAAACAGCGTCTCCGCAATAGGCGTCAACCGGCAGTTCGTGCGTGTAAAGAGCGCGGCTACCGTCAAACATGCGTTCCATCACATGGCGCGGTGCATCGCAGTGCGTGCCTGTATGCATGGTGCATTTGATCGACTGGGTCAGAACGCCCGCTTTTGCCATGCTGTGCATTGGTGCGATTTCCGGTTTGGAAAAATATGGCCACAGGGGCATATCACCAAAAAACGGATGGCTCAGATCTACGAAGACTTTTTTTCCCATTTTAAACTCCATCATTGTCGCTCTTTACTTCAGAGCATTCTTGACGATACCGCGCTCCTCAGATCTGACTCTGATTGCTCTTGGAAGCACGGGCACAAGCTTTGGGGACGTGAGCAAAAGCCAAAGAGACACTGCAAAATGCCTCATCAACAGTCCGCACCATGTGCTGCTCTGCAGGCACAGGATTACGTTGGTGACAGGTGACCTTGATCATCCGAATAGAAACTGGGTCTGATTGGAAAATCGCGTCGCGAGCGACTTTGGTCACCTTGGGTTCCTCCACTTCGGTCGGCTGACAAAACCGAACCTATCCCACTTTGTGAGATAGTCGTATCGTATCGTGGTTTTATGTGCAACCGTAGAACCCCCTATATCGCTCACATGGCGATACACTTCTTGCAAATGTGAAAAGTTTTCCAACTTTTCCCAATCAGACCTATCGGCAGCTGCATGCAATGTCGGGGATCAATGGGAGGCGGGGTGCTGAATTGCGCGTGTTTGTTCAGGAACCAAGAAGCATGGCTTTTAGTGCTTTGATCTTATCGGGGTCGGTTTGTCTGTCAGAGAGTGGCGAGAAGCCGAGATTGGCGACTTTGTCAGTCGGCGCCAAGGGGCTTGAGCAGGAGGCGTGGATTTCTCTTGCGCCGATCTTGAGAAGCGGCTGGACTGTGTCCGCACCAATGCCCCCGCCAGGCATGATGGTTATGGTGTTGCCGCCTTGCCTGATCAATTGTTGCAAGACAGGAAGCGCATCGGTGGCTGATGTCGAACCGCCCGAGGTAAGAATGCGCTTGATGCCAAGGCTGGCAGCTTCTTTCAGCGCTTCGGTAAAATTGGGCACCATGTCAAACGCGCGATGCAAGGTGATGTCCATCGGGCCTGCTGCTTTGATCAGGGCGGTAAGCGCTTTGAGATCCAGCCGCCCGTCCTCCTTTGAGGCCCCGATGACGACACCGGCAAGGCCTGTCTTTCTTGCGGCTCGGATGTCCTTTTCCATTATGCTGATATCCTGCGCATTGAAACAGAAATCACCACTGCGCGGGCGGATAAGCGCATGAACAGGGAGCGGACAGACCTTGGCGGCGTGGGCCATGAAGCCGACAGATGGCGTCAGACCGCCGGTGGTAAGGGATGAACAAAGCTCAATGCGGTCAGCGCCTGCTTTGATCGCTGTTTGCAGGCCTTCGCTATTATCGACGC encodes the following:
- a CDS encoding HAD-IA family hydrolase; amino-acid sequence: MNSQDSTAKNERSFRPAQLPERIDATTALMARQLAPILLCDKFEPFEPAVVGISHLKRGETSPSFHHKNPFTQAPNRTASILEYAIWWTGDIQHLYELDHVWIYLNENNTPIHITASAHGEMINMSQTNWQDRQIRLFCEPGKHALAPTSAEIIEKQEWLDDVCNNPDEIIGFEIPDEFVDHMSFLSPYDDFLAHDYLRQKSFKPSYSFEKSFDLSKVPFMSWGELKILIPRLLRDQTEELRKNKKGIKAVLLDSGDTLIDEGTRIYSEDRENLVLSAKSIDTSRQLLEGLKERGYLTALVADGLEQSFHNVLKKNGFWDQFDAISISENCGITKPSPRIFIEALMQLGLRREDAGQIIMLGDNLSRDIRGANALGIKTVWLDWAPRHDKTPKDDLEKPDYRITRPIELLKIIDQLEGEESVD
- a CDS encoding IclR family transcriptional regulator, producing MSTNEKEKNSRGGIQVIARAADILRALKTSQSGMSLGQIAQRVDLPRSTVQRIVNALQQENFIITDSQGGGLRLGPELNALAEATRYNIVEYCRLLLTELTQSTGETSDLSVFRRDAMIFLDQVPGTHRLRTVSAVGEAFPLSSTANGRACLSLMEEYKAQQLVLNEWERWGVKGDMDAVLADLRKIRAVGMAFDEDHHTPGISAIGFAFRDWFGDLHAISVPVPSSRYADKKEEIEEALKKTAAHVKKRMTRRSS
- a CDS encoding acetyl-CoA C-acetyltransferase, with protein sequence MTNVVIASAARTAVGSFLGSFAKVPAHELGAAVLKAVVERAGVDPSEVSETILGQVLNAGQGQNPARQAHINAGFPLESAAWGINQVCGSGLRTVALAAQHVMLGDAKIVVAGGQESMSQAPHVAYIRQGQKMGDLKMIDTMIKDGLWEAFNGYHMGQTAENVAEQWEITREMQDALALRSQNYAEAAQKAGRFDDEIVPFTVKNRKGDIIVDKDEFIRPGTTIENLQKLRPAFIKDGTVTAGNASGINDGAAVTLCMTAQEAEKRGIEPLARIVSYATAGLDPKIMGMGPVYASRIALEKAGWKAEDLDLVEANEAFAAQACAVNKEMGWNPEIVNVNGGAIAIGHPIGASGCRILNTLLFEMKRRNAKKGLATLCIGGGMGVALCVERP
- a CDS encoding cyclase family protein, whose translation is MGKKVFVDLSHPFFGDMPLWPYFSKPEIAPMHSMAKAGVLTQSIKCTMHTGTHCDAPRHVMERMFDGSRALYTHELPVDAYCGDAVCLDVRVDRWKLIMPEDLEAAVERAGMKPEELEGMVVCLNTGMHRKFDDSKDYYHYSLGTGIDAGKWFVKHKVKVVALDQQALDHPLHTSMGNNGTCMNLPGYSGRTIVEEFIDEFGEEAYAEFDRATYIKVHGKEKYDEKFGELEATGNCGTWEPCHKYLLGNGIVGVENLGGDLDKVKNKKFRFFALPIRWHMGDGSMVRCVAEIDEDDVLEAEPRVYKYGAM
- a CDS encoding copper homeostasis protein CutC yields the protein MALNKQHSESPSAPLLEVCVDNSEGLQTAIKAGADRIELCSSLTTGGLTPSVGFMAHAAKVCPLPVHALIRPRSGDFCFNAQDISIMEKDIRAARKTGLAGVVIGASKEDGRLDLKALTALIKAAGPMDITLHRAFDMVPNFTEALKEAASLGIKRILTSGGSTSATDALPVLQQLIRQGGNTITIMPGGGIGADTVQPLLKIGAREIHASCSSPLAPTDKVANLGFSPLSDRQTDPDKIKALKAMLLGS
- a CDS encoding Ldh family oxidoreductase, whose product is MMIDMALVYGVEALVAFASQALEAVGLSGPMSKTVASVLVEGDLLGHDTHGLALLPGYLASVREGEMALDGTPSVLNERPAAALWDGRKLPGPWLITEGLQTAMEKAEYYGTFTLSISNSHHTAGLVSYLKPVTDRGLVGLVMVSDPTEQCVAPFGGCQPVLSTNPFAIGYPSRGGAVMLDMSTAMTTNGMVKRLYNEKGQFAHEWLIDADGTPSRDPAIRFAKTPGAIMPLGGFSAGYKGTGLGMTVEALTHGLSGNGRHRNPQGWQNNVFIQVLDPAAFGGGESFAMEAGFLADAIRHSKAAKADGPSPRVAGDRAQALRADRLVEGVPLSEGILAGLAKWAEELGLPMPQNS